The following proteins come from a genomic window of Ornithinimicrobium cryptoxanthini:
- a CDS encoding helix-turn-helix domain-containing protein codes for MSSNAPEQPPLPRVNGRHRNRALAAARRARAVRLRTQGMTYQQIADELGYTHRASVYQVVKRALDTHNAEAVRQLRDLENARLDALQVALWDAAMAGNVNSAMAIARIIAARVRLNGLSATSLAPTVSQPITVVQRQQ; via the coding sequence ATGAGCAGTAACGCGCCTGAGCAGCCGCCGTTGCCGCGCGTCAACGGGCGGCACCGTAACCGTGCCCTCGCAGCCGCACGCCGCGCCAGAGCTGTTCGGCTGCGCACCCAGGGGATGACCTACCAGCAGATCGCCGACGAGCTCGGTTACACCCACCGTGCCTCGGTGTATCAGGTCGTCAAGCGTGCCCTGGACACCCACAACGCCGAAGCAGTCCGGCAGCTGCGCGACCTCGAGAACGCACGCCTGGACGCGCTACAGGTTGCCCTGTGGGACGCCGCCATGGCAGGGAACGTCAACTCGGCCATGGCCATCGCCCGCATCATCGCCGCACGTGTCCGCCTCAACGGGCTCAGCGCTACCTCGCTCGCCCCAACCGTGTCTCAGCCGATCACGGTCGTCCAGCGGCAGCAGTAG
- a CDS encoding DUF4268 domain-containing protein produces the protein MTDIDSSGLGRLVRVADPRTVWLSESGDFTPWLAENIDILGDELGMTLTVEATEVPVGQFRLDIKATDEDGRVVVIENQLERTDHSHLGQCLVYAAGLEAATVIWISRQFRDETRRAFDWLNERTDGGVQFFGIELSVVQIGQSGPRAPVFDVVSRPNDWQKRVKGESRSSHVQGGSSLNSARQDLFADILERVNEQRPTIRVPARNEGSNWINVASGPFGSWVISQPGDGRLRVEAYLDCGDRERNKALFDEFEGDEDRWEGATGLPLSFERLDDRRASRIATYHSAVDLQGDVTPAVGDSLVAWGATAFIALFDVLNEPLRRRARQLRTAQTQVDRAQYPESPHDAAPRSSAGDL, from the coding sequence GTGACAGATATCGACAGCAGTGGACTGGGGCGCCTCGTCCGGGTTGCTGATCCGCGCACGGTCTGGTTGTCGGAGTCGGGAGACTTCACACCCTGGTTGGCGGAGAACATCGACATCTTGGGTGACGAGCTCGGCATGACGTTGACGGTTGAGGCGACTGAGGTCCCTGTGGGGCAGTTCCGTCTCGACATCAAGGCCACGGACGAGGACGGGCGGGTTGTCGTGATTGAGAACCAGCTGGAGCGCACCGATCACTCGCATCTGGGACAGTGCTTGGTCTACGCCGCTGGCCTTGAGGCAGCCACGGTCATCTGGATCTCACGCCAGTTTCGTGATGAGACGCGGCGTGCCTTCGATTGGCTGAACGAGAGAACCGACGGTGGTGTCCAGTTCTTCGGCATCGAGCTCAGTGTGGTGCAGATCGGGCAGTCCGGTCCTCGGGCACCCGTCTTTGACGTGGTGTCTCGCCCTAACGACTGGCAGAAGCGCGTGAAGGGCGAATCGCGCTCATCGCATGTGCAAGGCGGCTCGTCCCTAAATAGTGCCCGACAGGATCTATTCGCTGACATCCTGGAGCGCGTTAACGAGCAGAGACCCACCATCCGGGTGCCCGCCCGGAACGAGGGGAGCAACTGGATCAACGTCGCCTCCGGTCCGTTCGGGTCTTGGGTCATCAGTCAGCCCGGCGATGGGCGCCTACGTGTTGAGGCGTACTTAGACTGTGGGGACCGCGAGCGCAACAAGGCGCTGTTCGATGAGTTCGAGGGTGACGAGGACCGCTGGGAGGGGGCCACGGGCCTACCACTGTCGTTTGAGCGGCTCGACGATAGGCGCGCGTCCCGCATTGCCACGTACCACTCAGCAGTGGACCTTCAGGGGGACGTGACCCCGGCTGTCGGGGACAGTCTCGTGGCGTGGGGAGCGACCGCGTTCATCGCGCTATTCGATGTCCTGAACGAGCCGCTTCGGCGGCGGGCACGGCAGCTGCGAACCGCTCAGACCCAGGTCGATCGGGCGCAGTACCCAGAGTCTCCACACGATGCCGCCCCCCGTAGCAGTGCCGGGGATCTCTGA
- a CDS encoding L-ribulose-5-phosphate 4-epimerase, which translates to MAEYSEAVRDAVTHTREVVTTLHAELARYELVVWTAGNVSQRVVVDPNAGPGDDDLFVIKPSGICYNELRPESMVVCRMDGTKIDDTADGLQPSSDTAAHAYVYRHLPEIGGVVHTHSTYATAWAALGEPIECVLTMMADEFGGDIPVGPFALIGDDSIGRGIVETLRTSRSRAVLMRNHGPFTVGTDARAAVKAAVLCEEVARTVHIARQVGDPIPIDTGHIDQLYERYQNVYGQAGPDPTKFEQPPRGSHPG; encoded by the coding sequence TTGGCAGAATACTCCGAGGCGGTGCGTGACGCTGTCACCCACACACGCGAGGTCGTGACGACGCTTCACGCCGAGCTGGCAAGGTACGAGCTTGTAGTCTGGACGGCCGGGAACGTCTCACAACGGGTAGTCGTCGACCCCAACGCCGGCCCAGGCGACGACGACCTCTTCGTCATCAAGCCCTCTGGGATCTGCTACAACGAACTTCGCCCCGAGTCCATGGTCGTGTGCAGGATGGACGGGACGAAGATCGACGACACAGCCGACGGCTTGCAGCCCTCCTCGGACACCGCCGCGCACGCGTACGTCTATCGGCACCTGCCCGAGATCGGGGGGGTCGTGCACACCCACTCCACCTATGCCACCGCCTGGGCTGCGCTCGGCGAACCGATCGAGTGCGTGCTGACGATGATGGCCGACGAGTTCGGCGGAGACATCCCGGTAGGGCCGTTCGCGCTCATCGGCGACGACTCCATCGGCCGCGGCATCGTCGAGACGCTACGCACCTCGCGCTCGCGGGCGGTGCTCATGCGCAACCACGGGCCCTTCACCGTCGGCACCGACGCCCGGGCAGCCGTCAAGGCCGCGGTCCTGTGCGAGGAAGTGGCCCGTACCGTGCACATCGCTCGCCAGGTTGGCGACCCCATCCCCATCGACACCGGCCATATCGATCAACTTTACGAGCGCTACCAGAACGTCTACGGGCAGGCGGGCCCCGATCCCACGAAGTTTGAACAACCACCTCGAGGCAGTCATCCAGGCTAG
- a CDS encoding TRADD-N-associated membrane domain-containing protein, producing the protein MPLAIKCRQALIELEETRRNVRRFWNLIYAVSVAFALFTIFLVGSLVWGNDPSKAVAALATIASGGGLLFVIRQKNQAEKRHDTAKSALRRDCGEAAEQLRSLGPDVELGLPEEAVDLIAGSSTQGSTTADEGAER; encoded by the coding sequence ATGCCCCTAGCGATCAAGTGCAGGCAGGCCCTCATCGAGCTGGAAGAGACCCGGCGCAATGTGCGCCGGTTCTGGAATCTTATCTACGCGGTTTCTGTTGCGTTCGCTCTTTTCACGATTTTCCTGGTTGGTTCTCTGGTCTGGGGTAATGACCCAAGCAAAGCTGTTGCTGCTCTGGCCACTATTGCTTCAGGCGGTGGCTTGCTTTTCGTGATCAGACAAAAGAACCAGGCTGAGAAGCGCCACGACACAGCAAAGAGCGCTCTCCGTCGAGACTGCGGAGAGGCAGCCGAACAACTACGTAGTCTCGGTCCCGACGTCGAGTTGGGGTTGCCGGAAGAAGCGGTTGACCTAATCGCCGGATCCAGCACTCAGGGTTCCACTACCGCTGATGAAGGCGCCGAGCGCTGA
- a CDS encoding recombinase family protein, with protein MSIETTQHHLLGYARVSTLEQDEALQVDALQAAGCGRIFIDKASGALQHRPQLEALLQHLRPGDTVAVWRLDRLGRSLRHLIDTVEKLQSQGVAFRSLTENIDTSTPGGRLIFHVFGALAEFERDLIRERTHAGLAAARARGRRGGRPTVWTPEKLRVAQQMYDDGQHDVSTIARILQVSRASVYRALQSPRASA; from the coding sequence ATGAGTATTGAGACAACACAGCACCACCTACTCGGCTACGCGCGCGTGTCCACCCTCGAGCAGGACGAAGCCCTCCAGGTTGACGCACTCCAGGCCGCCGGGTGCGGCCGGATCTTCATCGACAAGGCATCGGGCGCGCTGCAGCACCGACCCCAGCTGGAGGCGCTCCTGCAGCACCTGCGACCCGGCGACACCGTGGCGGTCTGGCGCCTCGACCGACTGGGCCGCAGCCTGCGCCACCTCATCGACACCGTCGAGAAGCTTCAGAGCCAGGGTGTGGCCTTCCGCAGCCTCACTGAGAACATCGACACCTCTACCCCAGGAGGACGGCTCATCTTCCACGTCTTCGGGGCTCTGGCGGAGTTCGAGCGGGACCTCATCCGTGAGCGCACCCATGCCGGGCTTGCCGCGGCACGGGCTCGCGGCCGCAGAGGTGGACGACCCACCGTTTGGACCCCCGAGAAGCTACGTGTCGCACAGCAGATGTACGACGATGGCCAACACGACGTGAGCACCATCGCCCGCATCTTGCAGGTGTCCAGGGCATCCGTCTACCGCGCCCTGCAGTCTCCACGTGCTTCCGCGTAA
- a CDS encoding DUF4192 domain-containing protein — protein sequence MTSQSTLTLRREEDVLTVLPYVLGYHPRNSLVLIVLNDTQLVLTERIDLPTTQEDTEAVVAELGHNVLTNHGDRAIAIGYEDPDGAPATPAVEAMSAWLQQHDVEVMGRYLVRGTKFWVLGCADTPCCPPEGRDVPTDVEASHLVAEYVGKGVTVQPTREDLVAMIEPGPLASRVSQILQTLNTVDHDNVDTGGLEGRAEQLLAWARILSPTDRGPTDPVDAAIASVCLQEAMVRDGLVAWVTDGLLPRDATTGPVQDLLEALDEAWAEVGGPTAPQNQLRVHERLVALCQALPDGAAAAALCLLATHAWWRGNGALAGIALDRALRAEPDYRLAKLLNLVIRMGLPAAP from the coding sequence ATGACTAGCCAATCCACGCTCACGCTGCGCCGTGAGGAGGACGTCCTGACGGTGCTGCCCTACGTACTGGGCTACCACCCACGCAACAGCCTCGTCCTGATCGTCCTGAACGACACCCAACTGGTACTCACCGAGCGCATCGACCTGCCCACCACGCAGGAGGACACCGAGGCTGTGGTGGCCGAACTCGGCCATAACGTGCTGACCAACCACGGCGACCGCGCCATCGCCATCGGCTACGAAGACCCCGACGGTGCGCCGGCCACCCCGGCAGTGGAGGCGATGTCTGCCTGGCTGCAACAGCACGACGTCGAGGTCATGGGGCGGTACCTGGTGCGCGGCACCAAGTTCTGGGTCCTCGGCTGCGCCGACACCCCCTGCTGCCCGCCAGAAGGGCGTGACGTCCCAACCGATGTGGAGGCGTCCCACCTGGTCGCCGAGTACGTCGGCAAAGGCGTGACGGTTCAGCCGACCCGTGAGGACCTGGTGGCGATGATCGAGCCCGGTCCCCTGGCGTCTCGTGTGTCGCAGATCCTGCAGACGCTCAACACCGTGGACCACGACAATGTGGACACGGGAGGCCTCGAAGGTCGGGCCGAGCAGCTCCTGGCCTGGGCGCGGATCCTGTCCCCTACCGACCGAGGGCCGACCGACCCGGTGGACGCAGCGATCGCCTCGGTCTGCCTGCAGGAGGCGATGGTCCGCGACGGTCTGGTCGCCTGGGTCACCGACGGGCTCCTCCCCCGGGACGCCACCACCGGCCCTGTCCAGGACCTCCTGGAGGCCCTGGATGAGGCGTGGGCCGAGGTCGGCGGCCCGACCGCACCGCAGAACCAGCTGCGCGTCCACGAACGCCTCGTGGCCCTGTGTCAGGCACTCCCCGATGGCGCTGCGGCTGCCGCGTTGTGCCTGCTGGCCACGCACGCGTGGTGGCGCGGCAACGGTGCCCTGGCCGGCATCGCCCTGGACCGTGCCCTACGCGCCGAACCCGACTACCGGTTGGCCAAGCTGCTCAACCTCGTCATCCGGATGGGCCTACCCGCCGCTCCGTAA
- a CDS encoding xylulokinase produces the protein MELHNTSTPADVIANGRTALGIELGSTRIKACLIGLDGDVLAEDSHAWENQFVDGMWSYSLDAVWKGLRECVASLVADAERRHGVRPATFGALGVSAMMHGYLAFGGDGELLVPFRTWRNTTTRQAAAELTALFGHNLPLRWSIAHLYQAVLDEEPHVADVRYITTLAGYVHWRLTGRQVLGVGDASGMFPIHLETREYDRTMLGQFDELVARRGLHLRVAELLPEVLLAGEEAGHLTPEGAQLLDPAGSLQAGVPLCPPEGDAGTGMVATNAVSPRTGNVSVGTSIFAMIVLERALSHVHPEVDMVTTPVGAPVAMVHCNNGASELGSWAGVFGEFAAALGHPTDPDNVFGALLRAALDSEPDGGGLLAYNYLSGEPITGLAEGRPLLVRTPDSRLTLGNFVRTQVYSAFSALALGMRILADEGVSIDSLSAHGGIFRTAGVAQRLLAAAVGAPVTIARSASEGGPWGMALLAAYLREAGGRDLSTYLETVVFAGSAEDVVEPVPADVAGFTAFLGRYVDGLPIERAAVESVGGTL, from the coding sequence ATGGAACTACACAACACCTCCACGCCTGCCGACGTGATTGCCAACGGCCGGACGGCTCTGGGGATCGAGCTCGGCTCAACCCGGATCAAGGCCTGCCTGATCGGCCTGGACGGTGACGTCCTCGCGGAGGATAGCCACGCGTGGGAGAACCAGTTCGTCGACGGGATGTGGAGTTACTCCCTCGACGCTGTTTGGAAGGGGCTGAGGGAGTGCGTCGCTTCCCTCGTCGCCGATGCCGAGCGCCGGCATGGGGTGCGCCCGGCCACGTTCGGGGCCCTTGGGGTTTCCGCGATGATGCACGGCTACCTCGCCTTCGGCGGCGACGGCGAGCTCTTGGTGCCGTTCCGAACTTGGCGGAACACGACGACGAGGCAGGCGGCGGCGGAGCTGACCGCGCTCTTCGGCCACAACTTGCCGCTGCGTTGGTCGATCGCCCACCTCTACCAGGCAGTGCTGGACGAGGAGCCGCACGTGGCGGACGTCCGGTACATAACGACGTTGGCGGGGTACGTCCACTGGCGCCTAACCGGGCGCCAGGTCCTCGGCGTTGGCGACGCTTCGGGGATGTTCCCAATCCACCTTGAGACCAGGGAGTATGACCGCACGATGTTGGGGCAGTTCGACGAGCTAGTGGCGCGGCGGGGGCTCCACCTGCGTGTAGCGGAGCTCTTGCCCGAGGTGCTCCTCGCAGGAGAGGAAGCGGGGCACCTGACTCCGGAGGGAGCACAGCTGCTGGACCCGGCCGGCTCTCTGCAAGCCGGCGTCCCGCTGTGCCCGCCCGAGGGCGACGCCGGCACCGGCATGGTTGCCACCAACGCCGTCTCCCCGCGCACCGGCAACGTGAGCGTCGGCACGAGCATCTTCGCGATGATCGTCCTGGAGCGCGCGCTCTCCCACGTTCACCCGGAGGTAGACATGGTGACCACGCCGGTCGGCGCGCCGGTCGCGATGGTCCACTGCAATAACGGGGCCAGCGAGCTCGGCTCCTGGGCCGGAGTCTTCGGGGAGTTCGCCGCTGCCTTGGGTCACCCCACCGATCCCGACAACGTGTTCGGAGCGCTGCTCCGCGCCGCGCTGGATAGCGAACCCGACGGCGGCGGCCTGCTAGCGTATAATTACCTCTCCGGTGAGCCAATCACGGGGCTCGCCGAGGGGAGGCCGCTCCTCGTCCGCACCCCGGACAGCCGGCTAACTCTCGGCAACTTCGTGCGCACACAGGTTTACAGCGCGTTCAGCGCCCTGGCCCTGGGCATGCGCATTCTCGCCGACGAGGGCGTCTCCATAGACTCCTTGTCCGCTCACGGGGGTATTTTCCGGACGGCGGGCGTGGCCCAACGCCTGCTCGCCGCGGCCGTCGGCGCGCCCGTGACCATCGCGCGCAGCGCGAGCGAGGGCGGACCGTGGGGGATGGCCCTGCTGGCCGCCTACCTCCGCGAGGCGGGGGGCCGGGACCTGAGCACCTACTTGGAGACCGTTGTGTTTGCGGGTAGCGCCGAGGATGTCGTTGAGCCCGTCCCAGCCGACGTCGCGGGCTTCACCGCCTTCCTCGGGCGCTACGTCGACGGCCTGCCAATCGAGCGCGCCGCCGTCGAGAGCGTCGGGGGCACCCTGTGA